ataacttggtattaagcttaaacttatcgatatgaaatttcagttctataaatcaaaaggtttttgagaaaaacataaaaaacctcggttctctagagtaaaagtactacttccggttcagataaaaatatttaaaaaatataaaatcataaaaattattatttcttgtacatgtaaaaaaaaaattagtccgattcagttagtagtttgggagaaaatcgaattaaaaaattaaaaaagaggacacctctaaggggaggtaccatttccggtcaacttaaaaatttgaaaaaaatttacgtagtgtcgataagaatttcagtaaccgatactaagtttcggttagATAGGATTAacagtgttgaaaaaatcctcaaaatacacagacacacacacagacacacacattttttctagatcatgaaaacgtgatcagtaatcgattctgagttcgaatccgtcaaaatctcgagttagaattttcgcatgatcacaaaacttcatctattgttactacgtacatagataaagtaaaaagcccTGCATATAACAATAGCTTAAGATAAAAtagtattgaaatatttcagcCAAATACATCGAAATATGCTATCGCGATGACCCAAATCTGAATCAATGTCTGACTAAGGAGGCCAACAGAGTATTGAAACAATTTTGCAAGGGGATTCCAGAACTTGGGATTGTATCGACCGATCCTTTCGCACTTGGTTCCGTCGATATAATACCTGGAAAATCGACTACTCTGTATCTGAAACAAACAAATGCAATCTTGAAAGGATTGAGGAATTCCAAAGTCATCGATCTGAAGTAAGTTTCCTgatgaatgaataaataaaacactaaaaatatcctTAAAATTATcgaatgtatatttaaatttcaggaTTGATCCTTTTAAAAAAACTGGATATATCCATCTCAATGTAAATATAACGATGAAATCTAATTATGTCATTGGAGGACGCCTCTTGCTGTTCTCACTTGATGGAAATggcgatttttttataaaaataagtaagtcttattttaaaaaaaaattaattaatatacaaagaaaatttgtatcaaaaaggtaaaaacacatgatataattttcaatattaaaaaaaacaaaactgtaatAAAAAAGGAGTGCATTCAAAGCATGATAATTTATGTATtcgcatatttacatacatactatgtgtattattgatgaaaaacattttaatatatttaagttgttttataattttagatgACTTTGACGCTCGTATAAATTGGAATTGGGACACTTTCATTGGTAAAGATCAAAAAGAATATTCTCGATTCAATAACTTCACCAGCAATTATGACCACGGTGAtatcaaattcaaaatgaaCGGGTTATTCAACAATGATAAAGTTTTAGGTATGGTTTTTAACTTTTGAAACACGTTTAATATGATTCAAAATAGTTTAACTTTATTACCTTAAATTTCAGGCGAATCCATGAATAATTTACTGAATGAAAATTCTAGAGAAGTCATGAAAGAATTGGGAGGACCTATTGTTAACCTTGTTATCAAACGAATTGTGAAAGTCATCAACACATTATTTTCTAACGTTCCAAATGACGAACTATGGAATGTTACTACTCCCTTCTAAATAAATGTCAATTTTGCTACATCAAGTTTATTGTATCAACCCTGCTTAAAtctgtaactatgtacatatgaaaaagaaataaaacaCCAAGAGATTATTAGTGATTTATTACATAACCCTTAATAATCTTTGACattgttcaaaatacatataatttaattgaaaagcaATGAAtgataaaccaaaaaaaaaacattttttggtACTATCTTAATGATTGGTTATC
This Arctopsyche grandis isolate Sample6627 chromosome 7, ASM5162203v2, whole genome shotgun sequence DNA region includes the following protein-coding sequences:
- the LOC143914876 gene encoding circadian clock-controlled protein daywake-like isoform X2, giving the protein MYNSRAINIFFVTLFAICLPVYCKVLPKYIEICYRDDPNLNQCLTKEANRVLKQFCKGIPELGIVSTDPFALGSVDIIPGKSTTLYLKQTNAILKGLRNSKVIDLKIDPFKKTGYIHLNVNITMKSNYVIGGRLLLFSLDGNGDFFIKINDFDARINWNWDTFIGKDQKEYSRFNNFTSNYDHGDIKFKMNGLFNNDKVLGESMNNLLNENSREVMKELGGPIVNLVIKRIVKVINTLFSNVPNDELWNVTTPF
- the LOC143914876 gene encoding circadian clock-controlled protein daywake-like isoform X1: MQGFICSGNYININILSDRVVLQVYPLQTLDQMFSKINKYIHMYGARSIMILFAICLPVYCKVLPKYIEICYRDDPNLNQCLTKEANRVLKQFCKGIPELGIVSTDPFALGSVDIIPGKSTTLYLKQTNAILKGLRNSKVIDLKIDPFKKTGYIHLNVNITMKSNYVIGGRLLLFSLDGNGDFFIKINDFDARINWNWDTFIGKDQKEYSRFNNFTSNYDHGDIKFKMNGLFNNDKVLGESMNNLLNENSREVMKELGGPIVNLVIKRIVKVINTLFSNVPNDELWNVTTPF